agccccacaactgccccctcaACCAGCCCCAATCAACAACTGCCCCCTCGACCAGTCTCTGCCCCACAtttgccccccgccccgccccacaactgcccctttgatcagccccagccccacaaccgccccccccggccccacagctgcccccctcCCACCGGCCCTGGCCCACaaccgcccccccggccccacagctgcccccccggccgcccctcaTTAAACTCGTTCCAGCCAACAGCGCCGGTGCCGCTTGttcctgcttgggggggggggggggaaccggacgcctgggcccccggggtgggtggggcagggcgggggcgcccggacgcctgggcccccccctccacccctggACCTTGTCCCCACCCCGGGTTAACGATTAACGTCGCGGAGGGGGGGGCCGAGGGGGGGGGTGGGGCAGCgtcgggcagcgccggggggcaGCGGAGCCAGGGCCCCCCCCCGCGGTGAGGCctgggggcgcccggacgcctgggccccctgggggggggttggggtcacccggacgcctgggtcccctctggggggggggaatcggggtcacccggatgcctgggccccttctggggGGGAGGATtggggtcacccggacgcctgggccccctctgaGGGGGGGGTTGGGTCACCTGGACGCCTGGGGCCCCTTCTGGGGGGGGGCTgaggtcacccggacgcctgggcccccccccaaaCGCTCCCGTCTCTCCTCTCTTCCAGCCCCTCCCTGCCGGGATGGAGAAGGGGCAggtaaccggggggggggggccgcggggggggggtcccggggtccccctcaccccccctcacccccctctgtctcttccagccCCCCCGgacgcccccggccccctccgaGCCCCCCCAAAACGGCCCGGCCCCCCCGACCAGCCCCACGGCCCTGGGGGGTGAGAGCCgtggggggggggattgggggtcacgggggggttgggggggctcctgggggggggttgggggtccccTGAGGGGGAAtcggggtccctgggggggttttggggggggtctgCCTGATTTTagggtgccctgggggggggaTCAGGGTCCCCTGGGGGGTATTGGGGTGTccaggagggtttggggggggctgaAGGGCATctgggggggggcactggggggttgAGGGGGTATTGGGGTGCGCAGGGTGGTCCTGAGGGGGACTTGGGGGGccaggggggtcctggggggccctggggggtgaTAGGGGGCTAGAGGGGGTattggggggccggggggggttctgggggtaTTGGGGGACtgtggggggtcctggggggtgggggggccttgggggggggtttattgggggtctggggggtgctgggagggtgTTGGGGGGTCCAGGGGGTTtattggggacctggggggggtcctggggggttaTTGGGGGTCCAGGGAGGTttctggggggtctggggggtccggggggtttctggggggtctgggggggtcctggggggtctggggggtccggGGGGTTTCTGGGGGGTCTGGGGGTTATTGGGGGTCCAGGGGGGGGTTCTGacgcccccccaggccccccctgTTTCCACATGTGCCGCCCCTCGCCCGGGGGGCAGCGGCTGCTGGCGGAGCTGCGGGCGCCCCCGGCCCTGCGCCCCACGCGCCGCCCCACGGCCCTCACCACCGTCttccgcggccccccgccccccgtgagtgccggacgcctgggcccccgcggcgggggggggggggggctcccggacgcctgggccccggggggggcaccCCACTGATCCCttgcccctcttccctcccccttagAGACGCCACGAGGCCCCggagccggggggcggggggggggtcgcagccgCCCCCCCGACCTGAGCCACCCTCGGCTGgaccaagggacccaggcgtccgggtgaccccccccgccccgggggacccaggcgtccgggtgaccccccgccccggggacccaggcgtccgggtgacacccccccccccccccattattgGGGACCCCCCTGACAACCCCAGGCAGGAGCCGGGGCAATAAAGCGCTTGATTGACAGCTGTGTCTCCGCCCCCTGGTGTGGGAGGGGCCatggtgggggcggggcctgtgccCGGGTGATGTCACCGGAGGCGATGACGTCGCAGCCGCATTGCCATGCTGGGTGATGTCGCGCTGCACAACAGGGGTGATTTGGGAGCGCTGTGGCAGGGCAGGGAGACGTCGGGGCGGTGTGATGATGTCACCTGCCGCAATGATGTCATGCACAATGCggatgctgctgcttcttaaGCCTTATGACATCATCGTTGTGATTCGCGCATGATGACGTCATAACACCAGCCCTAGCGTGCCACGCTAAGCGCTGCAGGCGAGTCTCTTACAAGATGTCAGAGGCTACGCTGGTGACGTCATGCCGATACAGAAACACCCCAACGAAGGCGTTTTCGGCTGCCACGCTGCCGCCAAGCGCGGCCGGCCGGGACGTCGCGAAAGCGCGGTGCCACGCCGCCGTAAAGCAGCGCACAGGCGGggaggaggtagaggggtgcgcGCCACGCTGCCGCCAAGCGCGGCCGGCCGGGACGTCGCGAAAGCGCGGCGCTACCTCGCCGCAAAGCGGCGCGCGCGTTACGGCCGCGTCGCAAGGCGCGACGGGAAGATGGCGGCGGTGACGGTGCAGGCGGGCGCGGCGGAGCCGTGGGCCGGTATCGGCACCGGTACCGGGGCCTGGACTGGTACCGGgccctgggccgggccggggcccgcGGCTCTACACCGGGACTGGACCGCGGAGGCCGTCAGCACCGgcgtgagcggggccgggggctgccgggggcggcggggccggaggggaCCCGTGTGGGGCGGGAagggccccggggagcggagggccgggggggggggggctgtggggcaggaggaggcttcacggggggggctatggggcaggagggggcttCATGGAGTGGGTTATGGGGCAGGAGGGACCCTGAGGGGGAGTTATTGGGGCAGGAGGGACCCTGGGGGGTGGGAGCTATGGGGCAGGAAAggctggggcggggggcgggagggCTCCTCTCCgtggcagtggggctgggggcagaccCGCGGGGGGGGTGGGGTTCCCCGCGGCCATGAGGTAGCGCAGGGGGTTCCccgcggccgtggggcagccccacggcagggcctcaccctgccccccctccccccacagacCACCATCATAGCCGTGGAGTTCGACGGAGGCGTCGTCATCGGGGCTGACTCGCGGACCACCACGGGGTGAGCGCCCGTTGCCGGGGGTGTTGCCGGGGGTTCCCCATTGCTAGGGGCTCCCTGTTGTTAGGGGTGTTGCCGGGGGGCTCCCTGTTGCTAGGGGCTCCCCGTTGCCAGGCGCGTTGCCAGGGGCTCCCTGTTGCTAGGGGCTCCCCGTTGCCAGGCGCGTTGCCAGGGGCTCCCTGTTGCTAGGGGCTCCCCGTTGCCAGGGCCGTTGCCAGGGGCTCCCTGTTGCTAGGGGCTCCCCGTTGCCAGGCGCGTTGCCAGGGGCTCCCCGTTGCCAGGGGCTCCCCGTTGCCAGGCGCGTTGCCAGGGGCTCCCCGTTGCCAGGGGCTCCCCGTTGCCAGGCGCGTTGCCAGGGGCTCCCCGTTGCCAGGGGCTCCCCGTTGCCAGGCGCGTTGCCAGGGAGGCTGTCGCCAAGGGAACCCTGACACCAGGGTCACGGCTGGGCGTCCCCCAGCCTTGGAGCTGTcccggggaaaggggggggggtggtttcCGGAGCCCTCACCGCCGCCATGGCGGTGTCACCGCGTCACCTGTCACCGCCGCAGGTCCTACATCGCCAACCGGGTGACGGACAAGCTGACGCCCATCCACGACCGCATCTTCTGCTGCCGCTCGGGCTCCGCCGCCGACACGCAGGCCGTGGCCGACGCCGTGGCCTACCAGCTGGCCTTCCACAggtggggcggggagggggggggcgccgtggggcgcggggggggccgccgtggggcgcgggggggtgggggggccccGCCGTGGGTCtgacccccggccccggccgccccccagcATCGAGCTGGACGAGCCGCCGCTGGTGCACACGGCCGCCAGCCTCTTCCAGCAGACCTGCTACCGCTACCGCGAGGAGCTCAGCGCCGGCATCATCGTCGCCGGCTGGGaccgccgccgcggcgggcaggtgagccccacggccgccccacggccgccccacggcggcggtccctgccccacggcgccggtCCTCCTGCCCCCACGGCGGCCCTGGGACCTGCTGGGAATGGGGTGACAGTAGGCAGgtgtcccccagccctgccccacggcgtcccccagccctgccccacggtgTTCTCCAGCCCCACGGCGTCCCGCAGCCCTGCCCACacatccccctgccccatggcatcccctgccctgccccatggtgttctcctgccccacagtgtcccccagccctgccccatggtgTTCTCCTGCCCCACGGCATCCCCCTGCCCACAGGCACCTCCCAGCCCCTTgaggccctggtgccccccacgttgctcccagcccctccagtcccccccccccccacctggtgcCTCCCTGCCCCCCACGTTGTTGCCCTGTGCCCCCCACACTGCTCCTCTGGCCCCCGCggtgccccctccgccccccacatggccccccgtgtcccccctgacccccgtgtccccccccccaggtgtaCGCGGTGCCCATGGGGGGGCTCCTCGTGCGCCAGCCCTTCT
This genomic interval from Apteryx mantelli isolate bAptMan1 chromosome 40, bAptMan1.hap1, whole genome shotgun sequence contains the following:
- the PSMB6 gene encoding LOW QUALITY PROTEIN: proteasome subunit beta type-6 (The sequence of the model RefSeq protein was modified relative to this genomic sequence to represent the inferred CDS: inserted 2 bases in 2 codons; deleted 1 base in 1 codon); protein product: MPIQKHPNEGVFGCHAAAKRGRPGRRESAVPRRRKAAHRRGGGRGVRATLPPSAAGRDVAKARRYLAAKRRARYGRVARRDGKMAAVTVQAGAAEPWAGIGTGTGAWTGTGPWAGPGPAALHRDWTAEAVSTGTTIIAVEFDGGVVIGADSRTTTGSYIANRVTDKLTPIHDRIFCCRSGSAADTQAVADAVAYQLAFHSIELDEPPLVHTAASLFQQTCYRYREELSAGIIVAGWDRRRGGQVYAVPMGGLLVRQPFXVGGSGSSYVYGFVDASFRPGMSXAQCEDFAARALALAMARDGSSGGVIRLAAVTEQGVERRVLAGPDLPGGDGGPPA